In the Campylobacter suis genome, ACTCTGTGGTCATAAGCTTTTAGCTTAAGCCTGATTCTTTCCATGATTTTTCCTTTAAAAAGAACTTGTCGCAACTCGCGACCTCTTTACATAGATAAATTTACAGAGGATTATTTTGGCTTTTTAGGGCTTGAAATCGTGCAAACAGATATGAAATCTTTCGTAAAGAGAACGCGATTATACTAAAATTTACTTAAGAAATCAAGAATTAATATGTTTTTGTATCAAATTTTATGAATTTATTTCCTTTTAGAAAGGAAAGTTTTTATATTGCTGTGTTCTTGCTTTGTTTTATTTGTTTTCTATTCTCTTAATTAGCATAAACGCTAAATTACAATAACCATTTCATAGCTCTTCCAATTCTGGATTTAGCTTTACATTTTTATCTTTTTCACCCAGTATACAAGCTTTTGATAGATATTTTATAGCGCTATCTATATCGTTTTGCTCAAAAAATGCCATACCCAAATTACCACAACTCAAAAATTCTCCAGCAAAACACGCTTGAAATACGCCTTCTACTACTGATTGTCTATCTTTTGAGTCTTTGCTGATATGAGCTTTTAATGCACCTAGATTATTGCAACCCAACTGATCGCCACCTCTACAAGATTTCTCATATAGTTCGAGTGCTTTTTTAAAATCTTGTTTTACGCCTTGAGCTTTTTCATACATAAACCCGAGATTATTGCAGGATCTATAATTGCCATTACTGCAACCCATTTCATAAAATTCTTTCGCCTTTTTAAAGTCTTACTTTACACCATAGGTATCGAATGCAAATTGATAAATTCCGCCCATTGTGCAACAAGCATACGGATCTCTAGCCTGGCATTTTGTGTTGATATCATCAAGCAAGGCATTTGAAAATACAAAACTAAACACAATTGATTAAAATTCGTATCATATCGTATCCTTTTTAGCTACTGATTTATGTTTTTGTATTCTACCCCCCACTTAAAAATCAATAAAAATTAAATTTAATTTAAAATACATTTTTGACCTAAAATTTGTTATAATTTCCTTTTTAAAAGGATAAAAATGAAAATTTTAGAATATTTTTATAATCAGCCCTTAAGAAGTGTGAAATTTATAAACCGAAAAATGCAAATAACTTCACCAAAAACGCTAATAATCGGCGGTTTTGGCAGTGGTAAAACAACACTTGTTTGTGAATATCTAGCAAATTTTAAGCAAGATGAGAGACTTTACATAAATTTATCTGATTTACGAGCTAAAAGTGATGAAATTCTTTTAAATTTATCTGAGTTTTTGTCGCAAAAGCCTAATATAAAAGCTGTTTGTATAGATAATGCAAGTATGGCTGACTTTCACATATTAACTAATCTAAACACCGAAATTTTACTCATAACAACAGCCGACAAAACAGCTCAGCTTTCAAATTTTACAAAACTAAATTTGCCATATCTTGACTACGAAGAATTTATAGCTTTTTTCCGAAAAAACCTAGATGCCGACATGCTTTTTAGCCACTATCTGGCACATGGCAGAATACCCAAAAATACCTTTACTGACACAACCGAAGTAAGCGAAAATATACAAAATTTAATCCAAAAAGCACTTGATAAAACCACTTTAAATGTCTTAAGAGAGTGTGCCAAACACACAAGTGAAAATATAAGCGTGTATGAAATTTTTAAAGAGCTAAAAGAAAGAATAAAAGTCTCAAAAGATAGTGTATATGCGTCATTTGCAGAGCTTCAAAATATTGGCATGATAAATTTAATTGAAAAATTTAATGAACCTAATGCAGCAAAGCGGCTATTTTTTAGCGACTTTGCAATGAGAAATGCACTAAGTTTTAAAAAAGATTTTAATAAAAATTTCTTAAATGTGGTTTTTTGTGAACTAGATAAATTTAATGAGCAAATTTTTTATACAAAAGAGCTTGATTTTTTCCTTAATAAAAGGAAGCTTGCCATCATATGTAATCCCTTTAGTGAGCACGACTTGCTTATATTAAAATTTAAAAAACTTCACGCTACTTTAAAAAAATTAGGTGTCAAAAAACTGCAAATCATTAGCGTTGCAAATCAAGGCGAAATGGCGATAGAAGGGATAAAGTGTGAGATAGTACCGTTTAGTCAATGGGCTTTGAGTATAGACTTTTAAGATTTTTAAAAAACAGAAATAAAAAGAAAAACCTGTTTTTAATGCCTATAAGTTTGCAAATTTTATAACTTTAGCACCGCAAATTCTTGCATAGTCTTTTACATCAAGCACGATAGATCTATCAAGCAAGCCTGCATTAAAAGCTATCTCATCAAATCTTTTGAATAAATTTTCATCAACAACAAGCATTAACTTTTCATGAAAGCTAAATGGCGGTATCGAGCCAATGACACAGTCAGTTAGACTCGCTATCTCCTGGGTGCTTGCCAAAGACGCTTTTTTGCCACCAAGTTCAGTTGCCAAAGCATCCAAATCCGCCTTATGATCAGCAGGCAAGACAGCTAAAACATAAACTCTACCATTTCGTCCGCTAGGCTGCGTGGCATCAAGGCGTAAATTTTGAGGTACCACACAAGGCGTGTCTATCTCATTTACACCTTTAACACAGCACACCAAAGCTTTTGCGCCTTGCCCCAAGTGAGTTCCCCTAGCCTTAGCCACAAGCTCACTAGTCCCAGCATTTTCATGCTCTAGCACTCTAAATTTTGTACTGCTTTGCGTTAAAAAAGTTTGTAAATTTTTAAAAATTTTCTCACTCATATTTATCCTTTTTAGCCTAGTATCATAACATTTCTAGGCTAAATTTTGCTTTTGAGTGAGTGCTTTAGCCCAGAAATTCTCGTTTAAAGTATTCTCGCTCAGCCTTACACAATGGACAGGCTCCAGGTGCTTTTTTGCCACGATGAACATGTCCGCACACTTCACAAACCCAAGTCTCCTCTTCATCACTAGCAAAAAATCCCTCTTCATCAAGCATCTTTTTAAGCTCTAAATACTCTCTTTCATGCTCAACCTCAACTTTACCTATAGCTGTAAATAGCCTTGCTATGGCTTTTTTATCTTCATCAGTTGCTATCTTTGCAAAGTCTGGGTACATTGTTGTATGTTCATAGTTTTCTCCAGCCGCAGCGTCAAGTAAATTTTTATCAAGCTTGTCAATAGGATCATCTATAAGCTCATGATAGGCTTTAAACTCGGCTCTTGCGTGCCATTTTTCATTTTCAGCAGCCTCATAAAAATGCTTTGCTATGGCATGATAACCAGCTTCTCGTGCAAGATCACCATAAAGCTCATACTTGTTTCTGGCTTGTGATTCGCCAGCAAAGGCTTTCATCAAATTTACAGCCGTTAGGTCTTTTGTCGTGCAAACCATCTCTTCACCGCAACAAACAAGCTTGCCACCACCAACTTTTTGAACCTCTACTTCGTTTCCGCATTTTTGGCACTTATATGTTTCATACTGTCTCATGTCTGCTCCTTTTAAGAATTTAATTTATTTTAGCTCAATATTTATCAAAATAGTATAAAATTTGAGAATAATTAAAAAATATACTCAATTTTGGCTCCAAACTATATTTTATTTGACACTTAAATTTTTACTCACTTCTAAAAAATTTAAAAAATTTTTGGTACAATCATATCAAAATTTAAAGGACAAAGTTGAGAAATAACCTCATCATAGTATATATCGCGAGTTTTGTTGTTGTTGCGGCTGGATTAAAGGCAGCCAATGTCGTTGTTTTGCCGTTTTTAATAGCTGTGTTTATAGCTATCGTCATATCGCCTGCGATTGATTTTTTGATGAAATTTCAACTACCTCGCATAGTTGCGTTTGTGATCGTTGTAGCTGTTATATTCTCAGCACTTGGCTTTATAGGCAATGTTGTGATAAAGACGATAAATGGGCTTGTCGGACACTTACCAGAACTGCAAGTAAAATTTAATGCATTTAGCCAAAGTATGGCACTTTTTGCCTCAAAATACGGACTTGAAATGAGCAACATCTTGCAAAATGACTTTGATCCAAATAAAATTTTTAATACACTAACCCAGCTTTTACGAAGTAGCACCGAGATCCTTACAAAGAGCTTTTTTATATTTTTACTCATTACATTTATGCTATTTGAAAAGCATATTTTTGTTCAAAAAGTGGAGTATTTTGCAAGTAAAAATGCAAGCGCACAACATATAGTTGATACCTTTATATCAAACCTAAAACGATACCTTGCGATAAAATTTTTAGCTTCATTTGCTACGGGGATTATAGTTTGGATAGGTCTAAATGTGCTTGGGGTTGCCTATGCCCCGCTTTGGGGTGTCGTAGCATTTGTGCTTAACTTTATACCAACTATCGGCTCTATAGTCGCAGCCTTGCCAGCTATCTTAGTTACACTACTTTTAAATGATTTTGCAACTATATTTTGGGTCATTTTACTTTATCTAGCAACAAATATAATAATAGGCAATTTCATAGAGCCAAAATTTCTTGGTCGCGGGCTTGGGATTAGCACATTAGTCGTGTTGCTTAGCTTGCTTTTTTGGGGATTTTTATTTGGTATAGGAGGTATGTTTCTTGCCATACCACTTACTATGAGTCTTAAAATAGCATTTGATACAAATCCAAACACAAAATTTATAGCTGTCTTATTAAGCGATAAGGTGCAAAGCTGATAAGCCCCCAAAATAGGGGCTAAAATTACATAAAGATTGGTTATTTTAAACTAAACTCAACGCCAGCTTTTGCAAGCTCAAGTGTAGCGTCGATAAATTTATCCTTTTTGTCTGCAAATGGCATAAGGATAGGAATTTCCGTGCAAGCGGCTATATACACATCTGCTTGGATGTCATTTATAGTTTTATTAAAAAGTTCTGTGTATGCGGCGGTATTATTTGCCTTAACACCTTTATAAATGCAGTCCATTATGTCATCTAGCTGGTTTTTACTAATATCTGCTATCTCAAACCCTTGAGCTTCAAGGCGCTTTGAATAAATTCCAGCCTGAGTTGTGCCAGTTGTTGCTATAACGGCGATTTTTTTAGCATTTGGAAAATTTTTCCTGATAGCAGCAACGGCAATATCTGCAATATGTAAAACATTAACACCGCATTCACTAACTAATCTATCCGCAAAATAGTGAGCAGTATTACAAGCTATGCAAATAGCCTCACAGCCAGCACCCTTAAGCCTTAATGCCGCCTCTTTCATAAACGGATATGGATCAGCCCCACCATGTAAAATATAAGCCGTACGATCTGGAATTTGCGGGTAGTTGTCTATAATGATAGGTATATTATCTTGATCTTTTTTAGCATTTGTAAGCTCTACCATTTTTGAATAAATATCAATAGTAGCAAGCGGTCCCATACCGCCTAAAATACCTATTCTTTTCAAATTTTACTCCTTAAAAAAGAGCCAAGAGAAAAATCTCTTGGCTATAAATTTTATAAAAGAACTGGTGCGATTATAAAGCCTAAAACGACTGAAATAGTAACCATAATGGTACCAGGGATAAAGAACGAGTGGTTGATGATAAATTTACCAACCTTAGTTGTTCCAGTATCATCCATAGCGATAGCACCAAGTGTAGTTGGGTATGTAGGAAGCACGAAAAGTCCAGAAACAGCTGCAAATGAAGCAACTAATATCCAAACATCTTGTGCATTTTCAGGACCAGTCATACCAAGTGCTGCCGCAACTGCTGGCATCATAACACGAGTTGTAGCTGCTTGTGAGTATAGTAAGCAGCTTAGGAAGTAAAGTGCGATTGCTAGAACAAATGGATACTGAGTAACCACATCTTTTGCAACCTCTTTAATGCCATCAAGGTGACCATTAACAAATGTAGTTCCTAGCCATGCAATACCAAGGACGCAGATGCACGCTTGCATGCCACTTTGGAAAGTACTAGTTGAAAGCAACTTACCAGTATCTACCTTACATAAAACTGTTATCAAAAAGCCGATAGTTAGCATAAAGCTGATAATAGCTAGGTCGCGTGAAAGGATAGGCTTTTCAACCAAGCCGATACTTTTTGAGATAGCAAGAGCATAGCAAACTACCACAAAAACGCCGATAGCAAAGATAGCAACTGATTTTTTAGCATAAGGTTTTAGCTCAGTATATTCAGCTTCTTTAACTTCTGCAACGAGACCCTTTGCCAATCTTTCTTGATAGATAGGATCTTTTGAAAGGTCAAGATCGTAAAATTTATTCACAAAAAGTGAAGTTAGTATCATAGCTACAAATGTCGTAGAAATGCATATAAATAGCAACATCGGATAACTAACACCTAGCTTTTCACAAACACCAGTCATCGCAACGAAAGCCGCTGAGATAGGGCTAGCTGTGATAGCCACTTGGCTTGATACGACAGAAAGTGCTAGCGGTGCAGATGGCTTAATGTTTTGACCCTTTGCAACCTCTGTAATAACTGGAAGCATAGAAAACGCAGTGTGTCCAGTACCAGCAAGTATCGTAAGAAAATATGTAACTACTGGCGCTAGGATATTTATCTGCTTTGGATTTTTGCGTAAAATTTTAGATGCTACTTGCACTAAATAATCAAGTCCGCCAGCCACTTGTAACGCTGTAATAGCAGAGATAACAGAAGCGATGATAAGAATAACATCCATTGGGATATCCTTCATATCTACCTTCATGCCAAGCATTGCCAAAACGATAACGCCAAGACCACCAGCGTAACCAACCCCCATACCACCAAGGCGAACGCCAAGATAGATGCCACCAAACAGAACTATAAGTTGCAGTATCAACATTAGATCCATTTCAAGCTCCTTGTTTTAAAATAATTAATACAAACATAATGATAATACTTTTATCATTATGTTTTCTTTAAATTCACTAAAAATTTACTTTACCATACTTGGGTTAAGCATATTTTTAGGTTCTAGAATTTTATCGATCTCCTCTTTGCTTAGATATCCACGCTCTAAGCAAATATCTCCGACCGCTTTACCTGTTTGAAGTGCCTCTTTTGCTATTGAAGCTGATTTTTCATAACCGATATGTGGGTTAAATGCTGTTACGATACCAACTGAGCCAAGAACTGACTTCAAGCAAGCTTCTGGGTTTGCAGTCAAGTTTTTAATAGCTTTCTCACTTAGCGTTTTCATCGCATTTTCAAGGATAACGATAGAGTTAAATAGTCCATACGCTATGCCTGGCTCAAACGCATTTAGCTCAAATTCTCCACGCTCAGAGCAAAGCATAATAGTGACATCGTTGCCGATAACTTCATAGCAAGCCTCGCCGACTACTTCGCATATTACTGGGTTTACCTTACCTGGCATGATAGAGCTACCTGGTTGCATTTGTGGTAAATTTATCTCTCCAAGCCCGCATCTTGGACCTGAGTTCATAAGGCGCAAGTCGTTTGCTATCTTGCTTAGGCGAACGGCTGCAGTTTTTAGTGCACCACTAACATGCACAAAGTCTGCTGTATCTT is a window encoding:
- a CDS encoding YbaK/EbsC family protein, which gives rise to MSEKIFKNLQTFLTQSSTKFRVLEHENAGTSELVAKARGTHLGQGAKALVCCVKGVNEIDTPCVVPQNLRLDATQPSGRNGRVYVLAVLPADHKADLDALATELGGKKASLASTQEIASLTDCVIGSIPPFSFHEKLMLVVDENLFKRFDEIAFNAGLLDRSIVLDVKDYARICGAKVIKFANL
- a CDS encoding ferritin family protein, with the protein product MRQYETYKCQKCGNEVEVQKVGGGKLVCCGEEMVCTTKDLTAVNLMKAFAGESQARNKYELYGDLAREAGYHAIAKHFYEAAENEKWHARAEFKAYHELIDDPIDKLDKNLLDAAAGENYEHTTMYPDFAKIATDEDKKAIARLFTAIGKVEVEHEREYLELKKMLDEEGFFASDEEETWVCEVCGHVHRGKKAPGACPLCKAEREYFKREFLG
- a CDS encoding ATP-binding protein, giving the protein MKILEYFYNQPLRSVKFINRKMQITSPKTLIIGGFGSGKTTLVCEYLANFKQDERLYINLSDLRAKSDEILLNLSEFLSQKPNIKAVCIDNASMADFHILTNLNTEILLITTADKTAQLSNFTKLNLPYLDYEEFIAFFRKNLDADMLFSHYLAHGRIPKNTFTDTTEVSENIQNLIQKALDKTTLNVLRECAKHTSENISVYEIFKELKERIKVSKDSVYASFAELQNIGMINLIEKFNEPNAAKRLFFSDFAMRNALSFKKDFNKNFLNVVFCELDKFNEQIFYTKELDFFLNKRKLAIICNPFSEHDLLILKFKKLHATLKKLGVKKLQIISVANQGEMAIEGIKCEIVPFSQWALSIDF
- a CDS encoding AI-2E family transporter — its product is MRNNLIIVYIASFVVVAAGLKAANVVVLPFLIAVFIAIVISPAIDFLMKFQLPRIVAFVIVVAVIFSALGFIGNVVIKTINGLVGHLPELQVKFNAFSQSMALFASKYGLEMSNILQNDFDPNKIFNTLTQLLRSSTEILTKSFFIFLLITFMLFEKHIFVQKVEYFASKNASAQHIVDTFISNLKRYLAIKFLASFATGIIVWIGLNVLGVAYAPLWGVVAFVLNFIPTIGSIVAALPAILVTLLLNDFATIFWVILLYLATNIIIGNFIEPKFLGRGLGISTLVVLLSLLFWGFLFGIGGMFLAIPLTMSLKIAFDTNPNTKFIAVLLSDKVQS
- a CDS encoding aspartate/glutamate racemase family protein encodes the protein MKRIGILGGMGPLATIDIYSKMVELTNAKKDQDNIPIIIDNYPQIPDRTAYILHGGADPYPFMKEAALRLKGAGCEAICIACNTAHYFADRLVSECGVNVLHIADIAVAAIRKNFPNAKKIAVIATTGTTQAGIYSKRLEAQGFEIADISKNQLDDIMDCIYKGVKANNTAAYTELFNKTINDIQADVYIAACTEIPILMPFADKKDKFIDATLELAKAGVEFSLK
- a CDS encoding tetratricopeptide repeat protein encodes the protein MGCSNGNYRSCNNLGFMYEKAQGVKQDFKKALELYEKSCRGGDQLGCNNLGALKAHISKDSKDRQSVVEGVFQACFAGEFLSCGNLGMAFFEQNDIDSAIKYLSKACILGEKDKNVKLNPELEEL
- a CDS encoding anaerobic C4-dicarboxylate transporter: MDLMLILQLIVLFGGIYLGVRLGGMGVGYAGGLGVIVLAMLGMKVDMKDIPMDVILIIASVISAITALQVAGGLDYLVQVASKILRKNPKQINILAPVVTYFLTILAGTGHTAFSMLPVITEVAKGQNIKPSAPLALSVVSSQVAITASPISAAFVAMTGVCEKLGVSYPMLLFICISTTFVAMILTSLFVNKFYDLDLSKDPIYQERLAKGLVAEVKEAEYTELKPYAKKSVAIFAIGVFVVVCYALAISKSIGLVEKPILSRDLAIISFMLTIGFLITVLCKVDTGKLLSTSTFQSGMQACICVLGIAWLGTTFVNGHLDGIKEVAKDVVTQYPFVLAIALYFLSCLLYSQAATTRVMMPAVAAALGMTGPENAQDVWILVASFAAVSGLFVLPTYPTTLGAIAMDDTGTTKVGKFIINHSFFIPGTIMVTISVVLGFIIAPVLL